One genomic region from Sulfurimonas sp. encodes:
- a CDS encoding CTP synthase — protein MTKYIFVTGGVLSSLGKGITAASVGTLLKHSGKEIGMLKIDPYINVDPGTMSPLEHGEVFVTKDGAETDLDIGNYERFLDSSYLKSSNFTTGQVYSSVIERERAGGYLGQTIQVVPHIVGEIVNRIKKAGKGHEILIVELGGTVGDIEGLPFMEAIRQMKHDDEVAGTFFIHVTLIPYIKAAGEMKSKPTQHSVQELRRIGITPQMIIARSERPLPKTFKKKLSMSCDVPQDSVIEALDAATIYDIPVTFLRQHILKPIAKELSLGDLNPDMGEWDTLVKKIVQPQNKTVVGFVGKYLELKEAYKSLTESLIHAGAHLDTRVEINWVDSEEIEERGAQELLGDCDSVLVAGGFGNRGIEGKIKAIQYARENKVPYLGICLGMQLTLVEYARNVLGLEGANSIEFDKDTPHPMIYLIDNFLDQSGGTQLRTHKSPMGGTLRLGEYPCDTKAGSILRNAYNGEKTILERHRHRYEANPSYRKELEKAGMMVTGEASGLIETVEIKDHPWFLGVQFHPEFTSRLQTPNPVILAFVKASLNAQ, from the coding sequence ATGACTAAATATATTTTTGTAACTGGTGGTGTACTAAGTTCTCTTGGTAAGGGAATTACTGCTGCTAGTGTTGGTACTTTACTTAAACACTCAGGTAAAGAAATAGGTATGTTAAAAATAGACCCCTATATAAATGTTGACCCTGGAACTATGAGCCCACTAGAACATGGTGAGGTTTTTGTTACAAAAGATGGAGCAGAAACTGACCTTGACATCGGAAACTATGAACGATTTCTTGATAGTTCTTATCTAAAATCATCTAACTTTACAACGGGGCAAGTATATTCTAGCGTAATCGAGCGTGAGCGCGCGGGTGGCTATCTTGGTCAAACTATTCAAGTTGTTCCTCATATTGTTGGCGAGATTGTAAATCGCATAAAAAAAGCGGGAAAAGGTCACGAAATTCTTATTGTAGAACTTGGTGGAACAGTTGGAGATATAGAAGGTTTACCTTTTATGGAAGCTATTCGTCAAATGAAACATGATGATGAAGTCGCTGGAACTTTTTTCATTCATGTAACTCTTATCCCTTACATAAAAGCTGCTGGAGAAATGAAGTCTAAACCAACTCAACACTCTGTTCAAGAACTTCGCCGTATCGGAATTACTCCTCAAATGATTATCGCAAGAAGTGAACGACCTCTTCCAAAAACTTTTAAAAAGAAACTTTCAATGAGTTGTGATGTTCCACAAGATAGCGTTATCGAAGCTCTAGATGCTGCTACAATTTATGATATTCCTGTTACTTTTTTAAGACAACATATCTTAAAGCCTATTGCAAAAGAACTCTCCCTTGGCGACCTTAATCCAGATATGGGAGAATGGGATACTTTAGTTAAAAAAATAGTTCAACCACAAAACAAAACTGTTGTGGGTTTTGTTGGGAAATATCTTGAACTCAAAGAAGCATATAAATCTTTAACAGAATCTTTAATCCACGCCGGTGCTCACCTAGATACTAGAGTTGAGATTAATTGGGTTGATAGCGAAGAGATAGAAGAGAGAGGGGCCCAAGAGCTTTTAGGCGATTGTGATTCTGTTTTAGTTGCTGGTGGTTTTGGAAATCGCGGTATTGAAGGTAAAATCAAAGCGATACAATACGCAAGAGAGAACAAAGTTCCTTATCTTGGCATCTGCCTTGGAATGCAACTAACACTTGTTGAGTATGCTAGAAATGTTTTAGGTCTTGAAGGTGCTAATTCTATTGAGTTTGACAAAGATACACCTCACCCAATGATTTATCTTATAGATAACTTTTTAGATCAAAGTGGAGGCACTCAACTTCGTACTCATAAATCTCCAATGGGAGGAACTCTTCGTTTAGGAGAGTATCCTTGTGACACAAAAGCTGGCTCAATCTTAAGAAATGCCTACAACGGAGAAAAAACTATCTTAGAAAGACATCGTCATAGATATGAAGCGAATCCATCTTACCGTAAAGAATTAGAAAAAGCTGGAATGATGGTAACAGGGGAAGCTAGCGGACTTATAGAGACTGTTGAGATTAAAGATCATCCATGGTTTTTAGGTGTTCAGTTCCATCCAGAATTTACCTCGAGACTTCAAACTCCAAACCCTGTGATATTGGCTTTTGTAAAAGCTAGTTTAAACGCACAGTAA